The proteins below are encoded in one region of Sphingobacterium sp. R2:
- a CDS encoding SufE family protein, producing the protein MTINEIQDELIEDFAFFTDWMEKYEYIIQLGKEVPLIDERYKTDEYIIKGCQSKVWLFPEIKDGKVYFKADSDAIITKGLVSLMVKVLSGHTAKEIVDADLYFVDQIGLKEHLSPTRANGLLSMIKQMKLYALALQAKA; encoded by the coding sequence ATGACCATTAATGAAATACAGGATGAATTGATTGAGGATTTTGCTTTTTTCACAGATTGGATGGAAAAATACGAATATATCATCCAGCTCGGAAAAGAGGTGCCTTTAATTGATGAACGATACAAAACAGATGAATATATCATCAAAGGATGTCAATCCAAAGTTTGGCTTTTTCCAGAGATAAAAGATGGAAAGGTATATTTTAAAGCGGATAGCGATGCTATTATCACCAAAGGGCTGGTGAGTTTAATGGTCAAAGTGCTATCTGGACACACTGCTAAAGAAATCGTTGATGCTGATTTATATTTTGTTGACCAAATAGGATTGAAAGAACATTTGTCACCTACAAGAGCAAATGGACTGTTATCAATGATTAAGCAAATGAAATTATACGCATTGGCTTTGCAGGCAAAAGCATAG